One segment of Streptomyces sp. NBC_00576 DNA contains the following:
- a CDS encoding SDR family NAD(P)-dependent oxidoreductase encodes MTAPTASSGPTPSAPAGSSGPTGSAPASSSGPTGSAPASLDGPIGSALAGSDGPAGFAPVASSGLAGSASAESSGPAGFAPAELSGATASAAAGSSGLAGSVAVGSTGPTGSARQNRPRHVPIAVVGTAALTPGAADAEGFWRNVLTGRDLITDVPADHWLIEDYYDPDPAAPDRTYARRGAFLPAIDFDPSAYGIPPNALPATDTTQLLALAVAERVLADAGLSGAERFDGERTGVILGTAALELLHTMSNRMQRPVWLKSLRESGIPEERAQDICDRIADHYVPWQEESFPGVLSNVVAGRIASRFDLHGSNYTTDAACGSSLAAVTAAANELAVGTADLMITGGVDTLNDILMYMCFSKTPALSRSGDCRPFSDAADGTMLGEALVMFALKRLDDAERDGDRIHAVLRGIGSSSDGRGSAIYTPVPAGQARALRRAYVSAGYGPETVELVEAHGTGTTAGDAAEFTALRTVFQESGRTDGQWCALGSVKSQIGHTKSAAGAAGLLKAVMALRHKVLPPTIKVEQPNPALELENSPLYLNTEARPWVKDASQPRRASVSSFGFGGTNFHLTLEEYVPAPGVRSRPVPPARTVPTELLVFGASSAEELLTQARELAVEATDGTWAGAALAAQRAFRPSDPYRLALTATGPEELAKRLESLGTLIRRDPDRPLTTPDGVTYRTGPTAPGRTAFLFSGQGSQYTGMGADLAIHLPGAREAWDRAAGHEPDAELPLHRVVFPVPAFAEESRAAQQDLLTRTEWAQPALAVQSVALLAVLRAAGVEPDCVAGHSFGELVALHAAGVLDEQVLLRLARRRGELMRDAGKEPGAMLAVMGVSREDVATLLDGFEDTVWAANDNAPGQVVLSGRADAVDQLERRLGAQGVPVRRLRASGAFHTPLMAGAVEPFTEFLDDLDLRAPKLDVYGNADAEPYPEDPALIRERVAGHLLSPVRFVAGVEAMYQSGVRTFVEVGAGSTLTGLTGEILDGREHLALSLDRRGVHGVTALQQALGTLAVSGVAVDLDALWAEGRASETHEEDDGSSRSRSQSQSQSQSQVQSPSRPRPRMAVPISGANHGALYPPPGGAEALPRPVPVPAPAAVLTEVGTEPGFAPAPSVGAAPADPWLSAFQETQRQAAEAHTEFQRTMAESHVQFLRTLEASSLGTVGGTPLPAQAPLIPPSPQLPVPAAVFTPPPVPPQAEAATAPTPTPTTTTETAPATPGLDVGALLMEVVAEKTGFPADILEFRMELETDLGIDSIKRVQILSVLRERVPALARVDAHELAPLRTLQQITDKLREAQQSDSPAAMPTPVSVPVAPGLDVGALLMEVVAEKTGFPADILEFRMELETDLGIDSIKRVQILSVLRERVPALARVDAHELAPLRTLQQITDKLREAESGAAPVALSAPPPRAVEEQAPLEQAPPPPPLARAVSVMVAAPLPGMELAGLRDGPVLVTDEGTGVARRLVDRLGERGVRAAVVTEALLADAADVADAEGGGVVLLTGLRPVTSAEAATSVNREIFGAARSVARQLAARGGVFVTVQDTGGDFGLGGGQGERAWLGGAAGLARSAAKEWPDARVKAVDCERGDRDADALAEVLATELLRGGSASDIGLRADGTRWALRDKSTPAGPGEATEEHAGPLSPDSVIVATGGARGVTAVALRALAEAHLPSIVLLGRTELTEEPAGLAGATDEKQLKGLLAAQARRQGGTVLSPAELAAVAVRVLAVREIRATLDAIEATGSRVRYLPVDTRDPQALHRALDTAREEFGPISGIVHGAGVLADSRLTDKTDAQFADVFDTKVEGLRALLAATADDPLDLVCVFSSVTGRFGNTGQADYAMANEVLAQVASTVAVNRPDCLVKSIAWGPWDGGMVGPELREHFREQGVPLIPTDAGARALLRELHEEPDPARVRITLTAGDADVSASLGAPPAEAVSGDIEVGIGSHPYLVDHSVAAIPVVPMALVMEWFLGAARAWRPDAPGFVLRDLEVLSRIGLAGPDASSGQGQGQGQGQRLRVRGLADPTGAPVSSRLVLELTSDAALPHYRAAVEVLTEADRPFTEPVRYDVGDLGSPPDQEIQEIYDGHVLFHGPAFHAITALEGISATGAAALVRGVRELEWTGEGWHTDPAAVDAGLQLALKWAEYAHDGAFLPMGAVEVRTTGRGPVGEGARCVVLARGAARDLDVSCDVALLGPDGSVHTELLGVTLVRRPDSPSRAPAPAGAPDSAKVTTASRSGSASGGDRPVRTRPVPAGKRGRR; translated from the coding sequence TCCGGCCCCGCCGGTTTCGCCCCGGCCGAGTTGTCCGGGGCGACCGCTTCTGCGGCGGCCGGTTCGTCCGGCCTCGCCGGTTCCGTGGCGGTCGGCTCAACGGGGCCGACCGGATCAGCCCGGCAGAATCGCCCGCGTCACGTTCCCATCGCCGTCGTCGGTACCGCCGCGCTGACTCCCGGTGCCGCTGACGCCGAGGGGTTCTGGCGGAACGTTCTCACCGGACGGGACCTGATCACCGATGTGCCCGCCGACCACTGGCTCATCGAGGACTACTACGATCCCGATCCGGCCGCGCCGGACCGGACGTACGCCCGGCGCGGCGCGTTTCTTCCCGCGATCGACTTCGACCCGTCGGCGTACGGCATCCCGCCCAACGCGCTGCCCGCCACCGACACCACCCAGCTGCTCGCCCTCGCGGTCGCCGAACGGGTGCTGGCCGACGCGGGGTTGAGCGGAGCCGAGCGGTTCGACGGGGAGCGGACCGGGGTCATCCTGGGTACGGCCGCGCTGGAGCTCCTGCACACCATGAGCAACCGTATGCAGCGTCCGGTGTGGCTGAAGTCGCTGCGGGAGAGCGGTATTCCGGAGGAGCGGGCCCAGGACATCTGTGACCGGATCGCCGACCACTACGTGCCGTGGCAGGAGGAGTCCTTCCCCGGGGTGCTCAGCAATGTCGTCGCCGGGCGGATCGCCAGCCGTTTCGACCTGCACGGCTCCAACTACACCACGGACGCCGCCTGCGGCAGCTCCCTCGCCGCGGTGACCGCCGCCGCCAACGAACTCGCCGTCGGCACCGCGGACTTGATGATCACGGGGGGCGTCGACACCCTCAACGACATCTTGATGTACATGTGCTTCAGCAAGACCCCGGCTCTCTCGCGCTCCGGGGACTGTCGGCCGTTCTCCGACGCCGCCGACGGCACGATGCTCGGCGAGGCGCTGGTGATGTTCGCGCTGAAACGGCTCGACGACGCGGAACGCGACGGTGACCGGATCCATGCGGTGCTGCGCGGGATCGGCAGTTCCTCCGACGGCCGGGGAAGCGCCATCTACACGCCCGTACCCGCGGGGCAGGCGCGTGCGCTGCGGCGGGCCTACGTGTCCGCCGGGTACGGCCCCGAAACCGTCGAACTCGTCGAGGCGCACGGTACCGGGACCACGGCCGGTGACGCCGCCGAGTTCACCGCACTGCGCACCGTGTTCCAGGAATCGGGCCGTACGGACGGCCAGTGGTGTGCGCTGGGTTCGGTGAAGTCGCAGATCGGGCACACCAAGTCGGCTGCGGGCGCGGCCGGGTTGCTCAAGGCGGTGATGGCGCTCCGGCACAAGGTACTGCCGCCCACGATCAAGGTGGAACAGCCCAACCCCGCACTGGAGTTGGAGAACAGCCCGCTGTACCTGAACACCGAGGCCCGCCCCTGGGTGAAGGACGCGTCGCAGCCCCGCCGCGCCTCCGTGTCGAGCTTCGGGTTCGGTGGCACCAACTTCCATCTCACGCTGGAGGAGTACGTTCCCGCGCCAGGGGTGCGGTCCCGTCCGGTTCCCCCGGCCCGGACGGTGCCCACCGAACTGCTTGTCTTCGGGGCGTCCTCGGCGGAGGAACTCCTCACGCAGGCAAGGGAGTTGGCGGTAGAGGCCACGGACGGCACGTGGGCCGGAGCGGCGTTGGCGGCACAGCGGGCCTTCCGTCCGTCCGATCCGTACCGGCTCGCCCTGACCGCCACGGGTCCCGAGGAGCTCGCGAAGCGGCTGGAGTCGCTGGGCACACTGATCCGCCGCGATCCCGACCGCCCGCTGACCACGCCGGACGGTGTCACCTACCGCACCGGACCCACCGCGCCCGGCCGGACGGCCTTCCTCTTCTCCGGGCAGGGCAGCCAGTACACCGGTATGGGCGCCGACCTCGCCATCCATCTCCCCGGGGCCCGGGAGGCCTGGGACCGGGCGGCCGGGCATGAACCCGACGCCGAACTCCCTCTGCACCGGGTGGTGTTCCCGGTTCCCGCCTTCGCCGAGGAGAGCCGCGCCGCCCAACAGGACCTGCTCACCCGCACCGAGTGGGCGCAGCCGGCGCTCGCCGTGCAGAGCGTCGCACTGCTCGCCGTACTGCGTGCGGCGGGCGTCGAGCCCGACTGCGTCGCCGGGCACAGCTTCGGTGAGCTGGTCGCGCTGCACGCCGCCGGAGTCCTCGACGAGCAGGTGCTGCTGCGACTGGCCCGTAGGCGCGGGGAGTTGATGCGTGACGCGGGTAAGGAGCCGGGCGCCATGCTCGCGGTGATGGGGGTTTCGCGCGAGGACGTCGCCACGCTGCTCGACGGCTTCGAGGACACGGTGTGGGCCGCGAACGACAACGCTCCGGGCCAGGTGGTGCTGTCCGGACGGGCCGACGCCGTGGACCAGTTGGAGCGCAGGCTCGGGGCGCAGGGTGTCCCGGTCCGGCGACTGCGGGCGTCGGGCGCCTTCCACACTCCGCTGATGGCCGGTGCGGTCGAGCCGTTCACGGAGTTCCTGGACGACCTGGACCTGCGGGCGCCGAAGCTCGACGTGTACGGCAACGCCGACGCGGAACCGTACCCGGAGGACCCCGCGCTGATCCGGGAGCGGGTCGCCGGTCATCTGCTGTCACCGGTACGGTTCGTCGCCGGTGTCGAGGCGATGTACCAGTCGGGGGTACGCACGTTCGTCGAGGTCGGGGCGGGGTCCACGCTGACCGGACTGACCGGGGAGATCCTCGACGGCCGGGAACACCTGGCCCTCAGCCTGGACCGTCGGGGCGTGCATGGCGTCACAGCGCTCCAGCAGGCCCTGGGCACCCTGGCGGTGTCCGGTGTCGCGGTGGACCTGGACGCACTGTGGGCGGAGGGCCGGGCGTCGGAGACGCACGAGGAGGACGACGGTAGTTCGCGCTCCAGGTCCCAGTCCCAGTCCCAGTCCCAGTCCCAGGTCCAGTCCCCCTCCCGGCCCCGGCCCCGGATGGCCGTGCCGATCTCCGGCGCCAACCACGGTGCGCTCTACCCGCCGCCCGGGGGAGCGGAGGCACTGCCCCGGCCCGTCCCCGTCCCCGCCCCAGCGGCAGTGCTGACCGAGGTGGGCACGGAGCCCGGGTTCGCGCCGGCGCCGTCCGTCGGAGCGGCTCCGGCCGATCCCTGGCTGTCTGCCTTCCAGGAGACCCAGCGCCAAGCGGCCGAAGCGCACACGGAGTTCCAGCGGACCATGGCGGAGAGCCATGTGCAGTTCCTGCGGACGCTGGAGGCATCGTCCCTCGGCACGGTCGGTGGCACCCCGCTTCCGGCCCAGGCTCCCCTGATCCCGCCGTCACCTCAACTACCGGTACCCGCAGCGGTGTTCACACCGCCGCCGGTGCCACCACAGGCCGAAGCGGCGACAGCGCCGACGCCAACGCCCACCACGACGACGGAGACCGCTCCCGCCACCCCGGGTCTGGACGTGGGCGCATTGCTGATGGAAGTGGTCGCTGAGAAGACGGGGTTCCCGGCGGACATCCTGGAGTTTCGGATGGAGTTGGAGACGGATCTCGGTATTGACTCCATCAAGCGGGTGCAGATTCTGTCGGTACTGCGTGAACGTGTGCCTGCGCTCGCCCGGGTCGACGCCCATGAACTCGCCCCCCTGCGCACCCTCCAGCAGATCACCGACAAACTGCGGGAGGCGCAGCAGTCCGACAGTCCCGCAGCCATGCCCACCCCGGTCTCAGTCCCGGTCGCCCCGGGTCTGGACGTGGGTGCACTGCTGATGGAAGTGGTCGCTGAGAAGACGGGGTTCCCGGCGGACATCCTGGAGTTTCGGATGGAGTTGGAGACGGATCTCGGTATTGACTCCATCAAGCGGGTGCAGATTCTGTCGGTCCTGCGTGAGCGTGTGCCTGCGCTCGCCCGGGTCGACGCCCATGAACTCGCCCCCCTGCGCACCCTCCAGCAGATCACCGACAAGCTTCGTGAAGCCGAGTCGGGCGCCGCGCCGGTCGCTCTGTCCGCGCCGCCGCCCCGGGCGGTCGAGGAACAGGCCCCGCTGGAACAGGCTCCGCCGCCACCCCCGTTGGCACGGGCCGTCAGTGTGATGGTGGCCGCGCCGCTCCCGGGGATGGAGCTGGCGGGACTGCGCGACGGGCCGGTCCTCGTCACCGACGAGGGGACAGGCGTGGCCCGGAGGTTGGTGGACCGGCTGGGGGAACGCGGTGTCCGGGCCGCGGTCGTGACGGAGGCACTGCTGGCAGATGCGGCCGATGTGGCCGACGCGGAGGGCGGCGGCGTGGTGCTGCTCACCGGTCTGCGCCCCGTCACCTCCGCCGAGGCGGCGACCTCCGTCAACCGGGAGATCTTCGGCGCGGCGCGTTCCGTGGCCCGGCAACTGGCCGCCCGCGGCGGGGTGTTCGTCACCGTCCAGGACACCGGAGGCGACTTCGGGCTCGGTGGCGGCCAGGGTGAAAGGGCCTGGCTCGGCGGGGCGGCCGGGCTTGCCAGGAGCGCCGCGAAGGAGTGGCCCGACGCGCGGGTCAAGGCCGTCGACTGCGAGCGCGGTGACCGCGACGCCGACGCCCTCGCCGAGGTACTCGCCACCGAACTGCTGCGCGGCGGTTCGGCCAGTGACATCGGACTGCGCGCCGACGGCACCCGTTGGGCGCTGCGGGACAAGAGCACGCCCGCCGGACCGGGCGAGGCAACAGAGGAACACGCAGGACCGCTGAGCCCGGACTCCGTGATCGTCGCGACCGGCGGCGCCCGCGGGGTCACGGCGGTGGCGCTGCGCGCCCTGGCCGAGGCTCATCTGCCGTCCATCGTCCTTCTTGGCCGCACCGAACTCACCGAGGAACCAGCCGGGTTGGCCGGGGCCACGGACGAGAAGCAGCTCAAGGGGCTGCTCGCCGCCCAGGCCCGCCGACAGGGCGGCACGGTTTTGTCTCCGGCGGAGCTGGCCGCCGTAGCCGTCCGGGTACTCGCGGTCCGCGAGATCCGGGCGACCCTCGACGCCATCGAGGCGACCGGCTCCCGGGTGCGCTATCTGCCTGTGGACACCCGCGACCCGCAGGCACTGCACCGGGCTCTCGACACGGCGCGCGAGGAGTTCGGGCCCATCAGCGGCATCGTCCACGGAGCGGGCGTCCTCGCGGACAGCCGGCTGACCGACAAGACCGACGCGCAGTTCGCGGACGTCTTCGACACCAAGGTGGAAGGACTGCGGGCGCTGCTCGCGGCGACGGCGGACGATCCGCTCGACCTGGTGTGTGTGTTCTCCTCCGTGACGGGTCGCTTCGGCAACACCGGCCAGGCCGACTACGCCATGGCGAACGAGGTCCTGGCGCAGGTCGCGTCCACCGTCGCCGTGAACCGTCCGGACTGCCTGGTGAAGTCGATCGCCTGGGGTCCCTGGGACGGCGGCATGGTGGGACCGGAGCTGCGGGAGCACTTCCGTGAGCAGGGCGTGCCACTGATCCCGACGGACGCCGGCGCCCGGGCTCTGCTCCGGGAACTGCACGAAGAACCCGATCCCGCGCGGGTGCGGATCACCCTGACCGCCGGGGACGCGGACGTCTCCGCTTCGCTGGGCGCGCCCCCGGCGGAAGCCGTGTCCGGGGACATCGAGGTAGGGATCGGTTCCCACCCGTATCTGGTGGACCACAGCGTCGCCGCGATCCCCGTCGTGCCGATGGCGTTGGTCATGGAGTGGTTCCTGGGCGCCGCCCGGGCCTGGCGTCCCGACGCACCGGGCTTCGTCCTGCGTGACCTGGAGGTACTCAGCCGGATCGGCCTCGCCGGACCAGACGCGTCCTCGGGGCAGGGGCAGGGGCAGGGGCAGGGGCAACGGCTCAGGGTCCGGGGCCTGGCGGATCCGACCGGGGCCCCCGTGTCGTCGCGACTCGTCCTGGAACTCACCAGTGATGCCGCGTTGCCGCACTACCGGGCGGCGGTCGAGGTACTGACGGAAGCGGACCGGCCGTTCACCGAGCCGGTCCGGTACGACGTGGGGGATCTCGGCAGCCCTCCGGACCAGGAGATCCAGGAGATCTACGACGGCCACGTGCTGTTCCACGGGCCGGCGTTCCACGCGATCACCGCCCTGGAGGGGATCTCCGCGACGGGCGCCGCCGCTCTCGTACGCGGCGTACGTGAACTGGAGTGGACCGGCGAGGGCTGGCACACCGATCCCGCCGCGGTCGACGCGGGTCTCCAACTCGCCCTGAAGTGGGCCGAGTACGCGCACGACGGAGCGTTCCTGCCGATGGGTGCGGTGGAGGTCCGGACGACGGGCCGGGGCCCGGTGGGTGAGGGCGCCCGGTGTGTGGTGCTCGCCCGGGGCGCGGCACGGGACCTCGATGTCTCCTGCGACGTAGCCCTGTTGGGGCCGGACGGGTCGGTGCACACGGAACTGCTCGGGGTGACCCTCGTCCGCCGCCCGGACTCTCCGTCCCGGGCCCCCGCCCCGGCTGGGGCTCCGGACTCCGCCAAGGTCACCACCGCTTCCCGTTCCGGTTCCGCCTCCGGCGGCGACCGTCCCGTACGAACGCGTCCGGTACCCGCCGGGAAGCGAGGCCGGAGGTGA